One Phoenix dactylifera cultivar Barhee BC4 chromosome 8, palm_55x_up_171113_PBpolish2nd_filt_p, whole genome shotgun sequence genomic window carries:
- the LOC103707346 gene encoding probable sugar phosphate/phosphate translocator At1g06470 isoform X2, whose amino-acid sequence MEGLLHQRWTLLFAVVPTAIGTALDINLSNASLVFISVTFATMCKSASPIFLLLFAFAFRLENPSIKLLGIIFIISFGVLLTVAKETEFEFWGFVFVMLAAVMSGFRWCMTQLLLQKEAYGLKNPITLMSYVTPMMAVATLILSLVMDPWHDFQTNAYFDSPWHIIRSCILMLIGGSLAFFMVLTEYILISATSAVTVTIAGVVKEAVTIVVAVFYYHDQFTILKGIGLLTIMVGVSLFNWYKYEKLKKSLPNDNEDAVSPTSNGAAKYVILDEMDFQDDDT is encoded by the exons GATATAAACCTGAGCAATGCTTCTCTTGTGTTCATATCTGTTACATTTGCTACAATG TGCAAATCTGCCTCTCCAATTTTCCTTCTTCTATTTGCTTTTGCATTTAG GTTGGAAAATCCCAGCATCAAGCTTCTAGGTATTATATTCATCATTTCCTTTGGAGTTCTATTAACAG TTGCTAAGGAAACGGAATTTGAGTTTTGGGGATTTGTTTTTGTCATGCTTGCTGCTGTTATGTCGGGTTTTCGCTGGTGCATGACTCAGCTTCTTTTGCAG AAAGAGGCTTATG GTCTAAAGAATCCAATTACCCTGATGAGTTATGTTACTCCTATGATGGCAGTTGCAACTTTAATCCTCTCCCTTGTAATGGATCCTTGGCATGATTTTCAGACGAATGCTTATTTTGATAGTCCATGGCACATAATTCGGAGTTGCATATTAATGCTTATTGGAGGATCTTTGGCCTTCTTTATG GTTTTAACTGAATATATTCTCATCTCAGCAACTAGTGCGGTAACTGTAACAATAGCTGGTGTTGTAAAGGAAGCCGTCACTATCGTG GTTGCTGTGTTTTATTACCATGATCAGTTTACAATTTTAAAGGGAATTGGGCTTCTCACGATTATGGTTGGTGTCAGTTTATTCAACTGGTACAA ATATGAAAAACTGAAGAAAAGTCTGCCAAATGATAATGAAGATGCGGTGTCTCCCACTTCCAATGGAGCTGCAAAATATGTTATCCTTGATGAAATGGATTTTCAAGATGATGATACTTGA